In Molothrus ater isolate BHLD 08-10-18 breed brown headed cowbird chromosome 22, BPBGC_Mater_1.1, whole genome shotgun sequence, the following are encoded in one genomic region:
- the BTG4 gene encoding protein BTG4, translating into MKDEIAATVFFITKLVRREDRLSKHKMETFAAKLTTLMFEKYKNHWYLDNPSRGQAFRCIRINRHRAREPLLEQACVQSDVDFELLGLPKEMTLWVDPFQVCCRYGERSRPFTVAHFGGEESPELPQQISLAVGRAALDYHSSSSSDEESFSREPRAIPTVSNPNSIYQFGDFCKAPPQPWWQHLHRKPHLGEGSHLGQHRGHRTYRPSATFAGPRVDRYHWINTKR; encoded by the exons ATGAAAGATGAAATTGCTGCCACGGTTTTCTTCATCACCAAGCTGGTGAGGAGGGAGGACAGGCTGAGCAAGCACAAAATGGAGACGTTTGCAGCCAAGCTGACCACGCTGATGTTTGAAAAGTACAAAAATCACTGGTACCTGGACAACCCCTCCCGAGGCCAGGCCTTCAG gtgcaTCAGGATCAACAGGCACCGGGCTCGGGAgcccctgctggagcaggcGTGTGTGCAGAGCGACGTGGACTTcgagctgctggggctgcccaagGAGATGACGCTGTGGGTGGATCCCTTCCAGGTGTGCTGCAG GTACGGGGAGAGGAGCCGGCCCTTCACCGTGGCGCActttggtggggaggagagcCCCGAGCTGCCGCAGCAGATCAGCCTGGCCgtgggcagggcagccctggactatcactccagcagctcctcggACGAGGAGAGCTtcagcagggagcccagagccatCCCCACCGTCAGCAACCCCAACAGCATCTACCAG TTTGGTGACTTCTGCAAGgctcccccccagccctggtggcagcACCTGCACAGGAAGCCCCACCTGGGTGAGGGCTCCCACCTTGGCCAGCACAGGGGCCACAGGACCTACAGACCCAGTGCCACCTTCGCTGGCCCACGGGTGGACAGGTACCACTGGATCAACACCAAGAGGTAG